The Elusimicrobiota bacterium genome window below encodes:
- the dnaN gene encoding DNA polymerase III subunit beta — MKIICGKEELLKGAQLVQTIVAPRSTLPILSNFLLEAEGNKIRLSSTDLEVGVSCYIKGEIVKEGSITIPAKRFTDIVKELPEETNIEMRSDDINQVSIKCGNSRFSLMGLPKADYPVLPDFPKEKVLKIAKETLKTMLRRTAFSVSNDESRYILNGTYFNVENGIAKMVATDGRRLAYISRELPDKKITMAVVIPAKAINEIQKILSLDETSSDVKMGVTENQVAFQIGDVLLTSRLIEGTFPNYEQVIPKKNEAQIKLNAKEALSAVKQMSLLAIDKTSSIKFLFGKGTLRVSASAQGLGEGEVEMITNYNGENLEIAFNPSFLMDILKNVDDEQVYFELSNALTPALITPTKDKNYLCVVMPMRI, encoded by the coding sequence ATGAAAATAATTTGTGGAAAAGAGGAACTCTTAAAAGGAGCCCAGCTTGTACAGACTATTGTTGCGCCAAGAAGCACACTTCCGATTCTTTCAAATTTTCTTCTTGAAGCAGAAGGAAATAAGATAAGACTATCTTCAACTGACCTTGAGGTGGGAGTTTCCTGTTATATAAAAGGAGAAATAGTCAAAGAGGGAAGTATTACAATACCTGCCAAAAGATTCACTGATATAGTAAAAGAATTACCGGAAGAAACCAATATTGAAATGCGTTCTGATGATATAAATCAAGTAAGTATTAAATGCGGAAATTCCCGTTTCAGCTTGATGGGCCTGCCTAAGGCCGATTATCCGGTACTGCCCGATTTCCCAAAAGAGAAAGTACTAAAAATTGCAAAAGAAACTCTTAAAACAATGCTGAGAAGAACGGCGTTTTCTGTTTCAAACGATGAGTCAAGATATATTTTAAACGGAACATACTTTAATGTTGAAAACGGTATTGCAAAAATGGTTGCAACGGACGGAAGAAGGCTTGCCTATATTTCCCGCGAACTGCCGGACAAGAAAATAACTATGGCCGTAGTAATTCCGGCGAAAGCGATAAATGAAATTCAAAAAATACTTTCCTTAGATGAAACCTCCTCTGATGTAAAAATGGGGGTAACAGAAAACCAGGTTGCATTCCAGATAGGCGATGTTTTGCTTACTTCTCGTCTAATAGAAGGAACTTTTCCGAACTACGAACAGGTGATACCGAAGAAAAATGAGGCCCAGATAAAATTAAATGCGAAGGAAGCGCTTTCCGCGGTAAAACAGATGTCTCTTTTAGCGATTGATAAGACTTCTTCAATAAAATTCCTTTTCGGAAAAGGCACTTTAAGAGTATCGGCTTCTGCGCAAGGCCTGGGCGAAGGCGAAGTTGAAATGATTACAAATTATAACGGCGAAAACCTTGAAATTGCGTTTAACCCGTCTTTTTTAATGGATATACTTAAAAATGTTGATGATGAGCAGGTTTATTTTGAGTTATCAAACGCGCTTACGCCTGCATTAATAACGCCGACAAAGGATAAGAATTATCTCTGCGTAGTTATGCCTATGAGGATATGA
- a CDS encoding DciA family protein: MPFSSSSDIISLIKKQLGLDEKTFSVMKAWDKEFAPIFSYAELVGLQKGELIIEVLSSVHFQELALRRNEIINKINQYAGKEKVVKGIKIKLKN; this comes from the coding sequence ATGCCTTTTAGTTCCTCAAGCGATATTATTTCGTTAATTAAAAAACAGCTTGGCTTGGATGAAAAAACATTTTCTGTTATGAAAGCTTGGGACAAAGAATTTGCCCCGATATTCAGCTATGCCGAGCTGGTCGGGCTTCAAAAAGGCGAACTGATAATTGAAGTTTTGTCCAGCGTTCATTTTCAGGAGCTGGCTTTAAGAAGAAATGAGATCATAAACAAAATAAACCAGTACGCAGGGAAAGAAAAAGTTGTTAAAGGTATTAAAATCAAGCTTAAGAATTGA